A single window of Chloracidobacterium thermophilum B DNA harbors:
- the dusB gene encoding tRNA dihydrouridine synthase DusB: MTFALPTAFSIRNVVIQPPLVLAPMAGVTDSAFRGLIKRLGGVGLIVTEFISVEGLTRGNLKTHKMMKFTDAERPISIQFFGVDPKRMADAAEVAQEAGADIVDVNCGCPAKKVVGRGAGSSLLRDLPHLAVILREMRRRITIPLTIKIRTGWDDNSIVAVEVGKLAEDCGVEAIAIHGRTRMQGYSGFANWDIIAQVKQAVSIPVIGCGDVRQPADAIRRFRETGVDGVMIGRGAMANPWIFRQTAEAMRGETPYRPTLYDKRDVLLEYFDLMLAECPTETAAMGKVKQLCAQFTKGLPGGAIFRTQVFHAQTRTELTERIADYFTRMGEREAAGEWLPEPEEALDEVPACAHV, encoded by the coding sequence ATGACCTTTGCACTGCCAACCGCTTTTTCCATTCGGAACGTCGTCATTCAACCGCCGCTGGTGCTGGCCCCTATGGCCGGGGTGACGGATTCCGCCTTTCGGGGACTCATCAAGCGGCTGGGGGGCGTGGGCCTGATCGTGACGGAGTTCATCAGCGTCGAGGGCCTGACGCGCGGCAATCTTAAGACCCACAAGATGATGAAGTTCACCGACGCGGAACGTCCCATCTCGATTCAGTTCTTTGGGGTTGATCCGAAGCGCATGGCCGATGCCGCCGAAGTCGCCCAGGAAGCCGGCGCCGATATTGTGGATGTCAACTGCGGCTGTCCGGCCAAAAAGGTCGTCGGACGCGGGGCCGGTTCGTCGCTGCTCCGCGATCTGCCGCATCTGGCCGTCATTTTGCGGGAAATGCGCCGGCGCATCACCATTCCGCTCACGATCAAGATTCGTACCGGCTGGGACGACAACTCGATTGTGGCCGTGGAAGTCGGCAAGCTGGCGGAAGATTGCGGCGTTGAGGCCATTGCCATTCACGGGCGGACGCGCATGCAGGGCTACAGCGGCTTTGCCAACTGGGACATCATCGCCCAGGTCAAACAGGCGGTCTCCATTCCGGTCATCGGCTGCGGGGATGTCCGCCAGCCGGCGGATGCCATTCGCCGTTTCCGTGAAACCGGCGTGGATGGCGTCATGATTGGCCGCGGCGCCATGGCCAACCCGTGGATTTTCCGGCAAACCGCCGAAGCCATGCGCGGCGAAACGCCCTACCGCCCGACGCTCTACGACAAACGGGATGTCCTGCTCGAATACTTTGACCTGATGCTGGCCGAGTGTCCGACGGAAACGGCCGCCATGGGCAAGGTCAAGCAGCTCTGTGCGCAGTTTACGAAGGGTCTGCCGGGCGGGGCTATCTTCCGTACCCAGGTGTTTCACGCCCAGACCCGGACGGAACTCACCGAACGCATCGCCGACTACTTTACCCGCATGGGTGAACGGGAAGCCGCCGGCGAGTGGCTGCCGGAGCCGGAAGAAGCCCTGGATGAGGTGCCCGCCTGTGCGCATGTGTAG